Genomic DNA from Acuticoccus sp. MNP-M23:
TGCGCTGGAACCACCCCCTTTATGACAGGGCACGCGCCGCAGTCGTATTCGATGCTGTGAGCCGCCGCCTCGTCCACCAGCTCAAATATCATGACGTGCCGGGTGTTGCCCACCTGATGGCGACGCTCATGGCCCCGGCCGCCCATGATCTGACCGCCGATGCGGACATTTTACTGCCGGTGCCGCTGCACCGCTCCCGCCTCGTCGCCAGACGCTTCAACCAGGCCGCGTTGATTGCCGATCAGTTGTCCCCCCTCGTCGGCATTCCGGTGGCCCGCTATGCGGTTCAGCGCACCCGTCGCACCCCGCACCAGGTCGGCCTCAGGCGCGACGAACGGGCCAACAATCTGCACGATGCGTTCATGGTGAAAGACCGCGGCGCCATCGCCGGCCGCCGCGTGGTTCTGGTCGACGACGTTCTGACGACCGGCGCCACGGCTGACGCGCTGGCGTGGACGCTGCGGGCCGCCGGCGCGCGCTCCGTCGCGGTCGCCGTCTTCGCCCGCGTGGTCGGACGCGAGACGGAGCCGGACTGACGGACAATGCGTGCAGCGCCCGGCCGGCCCCGGTCCCCGCCGGGGCCGCTGCGGGTTGGCCCTTGCATTCGCTCCCCCATATGCGAGGTTCGGGCGCAAACTGACGGAGCGTTGAATGCCGACCGTGGAAATCTACACGCGCGATTATTGTGGCTATTGCGGCCGCGCGACACAGCTTTTGCGCGGCAAGGGCGTCGCCTTTCGCGAGTACAATGCCACCAGGGAACCGGCACGGCGAGACGAGATGATTCGCCGCAGTGGCCGCACGACCTTTCCGCAGATTTTCATCGGCGACCTCCACGTCGGCGGTTCGGACGAGCTGTCCGCCTTCGAGCGCTCCGGCAAGCTCGACAAGGCGCTCGAAGGCACGCCGGCCAGGTGAAGCTCGCCGCCCTCCAGCTGCGCAGCACCCGCGACCCGTTCCAGAACGCAGACACCGTCGTCCGCCTCATTCGCGAGGCGGCCGCCCTCGGCGCGCGCTACATCCAGACGCCGGAGCTGACCAATCTCGTCGAAATTCGCCGCAAGCACGCGGCACCCCAGGTGCGCGAGGAGGCGGACGAGCCGGTCTTGTCAGCCGTGCGCCCGCTTTGCGCAGAGCTTGGCGTTACCGTTCACCTCGGTTCGCTGATCGTGCGCGAGGGTGAACAATGGTGCAATCGCGGCTACATGATCGGCCCCGGCGGCGATATCGAGGCGCGTTACGACAAGCTCCACATGTTCGACGTCGATCTTCCATCCGGCCAGAGCTTTCGCGAAAGCAGTGCCTATCGGCAGGGCGAGACCGCCGTGCTGGTGGACGATGGTCCGCTGAAGATCGGCATGGCCATCTGTTTCGACTTGCGCTTCCCGCGCCTGTTCGAAGAACTGGCCAATGAAGGTGCCAATGTCCTCACGGCGCCATCAGCCTTTGCAACGGCCACCGGCGATGCACACTGGCACGTTCTGTTACGCGCACGCGCCATCGAGAATGCCGCCTTCATGGTCGCCGCCGCGCAGGAAGGCCTCCACGAAGACGGACGCACCACGTACGGCCATGCGATGATTGTCGATCCATGGGGCCGGGTCCTTGCCGAGGCCACCGAAACGCCGTCGGTGATCGCGGCCGACATCGACCTTTCGTCGGCCGCCAAGATGCGCGCCCAGATCCCGACCATCGCGGCGCGCCACCCGTCCATTCCCGTTGCGCATCGCGCAACGTCGGAGCAGCAGGCCCTGTCATGATCCACTATCAGCTGCGCTGCGAAGACGGACACGATTTTGACGGCTGGTTCGCGTCGTCGGGCGCCTTCGAAGGACAGCGCACGCGCAAGCTGGTGGACTGCCCGGTGTGCGGGACCACCGCGGTCAACCGCGCGCTGATGGCGCCTGCCGTGCGCACACGCGGCGCGGCCCCGCCCGCCGAACACAAGCCCGAGCAAGCGCCCGCCCCCGAAGAGACGGCGGACAAGGCGCCAGCCCCCGCGGTCGCGGCACAGAACGAAGACTTCACCGCCATGGTGCGCGCGCTGCGCGAAGCCGTGCGCACCCACGGCGTGGATGTCGGGCGCGCATTTCCCGAGGAGGCGCGCCGCATCCATTATGGCGAGGCCGAGCCGCGCGGCATCTACGGCGCTGCTAACGCCGACGAAACGCGCGCGCTGCTGGAAGAGGGCATCGAGGTTCTGCCCCTCCCCGCCCTGCCGGAAGACCACAACTGAAACGCCTGTCATCCGGTTCGCCGGACGCGGCTAGTCCGGGCAGGCGGGCACTTCGATCAGGGTCAGCGACGTCAACTTGCCGGACATGCTGAACGAACCGTAGTTGAAGGACACGTCGTAGCTGATGCCGTTGTCCAGCATGTAGGTGCTCAGCTCGTATGCCGGCATCCGCTCGCCGTCCGCGCCGCCCTGCTCGAAATAGCTCGTCACCAGGCGCCACGCCGTCCGCGCCATCCAGCCGTCTTCAGCAGCCAGGATCACCCGCTCGTCTGCGGAGGCGCCCGGAAGGCCGGTGGCACCGTCGCCGATGACCGTCGCGGTCTCGTAAAGGCTGTCGGCCTCGTCGCCGCCGTCGTAGATGGTCGCCTCCAGAATGCGCTCGCCGGCTTCGGCCGATTCCAGCATCAGCCTTGTGTGGGCTGTCGGGAAGATCGCGCGCGGCAGCGACAGCGTCGTTTCCTTGGGCGAGGAAATGTCGACACTGATGCCGCCTGCGCCGCCGGTTGCGGTCCCCTCGATTTCGTTGTCGAGCGTCTGATCCACCAGGGTCTGGTGGGAAAAGACCAGCTGCGGCGGGCTTGTGGTTTCCCTGGTGGAGGACCGCAGGTCGGTCACCCGCCGAGTGCCCTCCCGGTCGTTCACCTCGGTCACGTTGCGAAATTCCACCGTGTATCCGGTGCAGGACGAGCCGCTCATCTCCAACACGAGCCGACCGCTGGCCTCCACCAGGCTTGTGCTCGGTTCGGCGCTGGACAAGGTGAGGTCATACACCGCGCGGTGGGACTGCAACTCCAGGGCATTGGCCGGCAGGGCGCCAGACAAGCAGGCCGCGCCGATGGCTGCACCAATCGAACCGTGTCGCATCGCCATGCTCTCCGTCCCTCCGCCAAATCCATTCAAGCGCGAGCACTGCACCGCGGTCTCTTGCGCAGTCAAGGCGCCGGGGCCTTGCAGCGGTGCGCCAGTCTGCTAACCCGTGTTGCAACTTTATGCGATGGAAGGACTGTTGAATGGCTGGCGTTGTTGAAGCTGCGCTCGAGGCGGACGGTGTTGTCCTGCCCACCCCCACCGCACCGCAGGGCTCCTACATTCCCTCCGTGCAGACCGGGAATCTCGTCTACATCGCCGGACAGGTCCCCATGGGCCCGAACGGTGTCGAGTTTGTCGGCCGCTGCGGCGATGACAAGTCCGTCGAGGACGGTCAGGCTGCGGCAAGGCTTTGCGCCATCAACATTCTGGCGCAGGTGAAAGCCGCCATCGGCGACCTCGACAAGGTCGTGCGCATCGTGAAGGTGAACGGCTACGTCAACGCCACCCCCGAATTTCGCGACCACCCCAAGGTCATCAACGGCGCGTCCGACTTTCTGGTGAAGATTTTCGGCGAGAAGGGCAAGCACGCCCGCGCCGCGGTGGGTGTGTCCGGGCTCCCCATGGGCGTTGCGGTCGAGGTGGAAGCCATCGTCGAGGTTGCGTCATAACGGGACTGACGCCGGACTGGCTGACCCGCACGCCAATTGCGCATCGCGGCCTTCATGGCGGCGATGCGCCCGAGAACACGCTGGCCGCAGTGGAAGCTGCGGTCGAGGCCGGCTATGCCGTGGAGATCGACCTTCAGTTCACCGCTGACGGCGGGCTCATCATCCTTCACGATCCGACGCTTGAGCGCACCACAGGCGGCGAAGGCCCCGTCGCGGCGCAGACGCTGGATACGCTGCGCGCGGTTCCGATCCGCGGAACCGACGAGACGCTCTCTTCCCTCGACGACGCGCTCGCGCTCGTCTCCGGCCGCGCGCCGCTGTTCCTTGACCTCAAGGCCCCGCGCACCATCGAGCGCAAGGCGGCGATGACGGCCGCAGTGCAGCGGGCGCTCGGCCGCTATGGCGGTGCAACCGCCGCCATGACGTTCGATCCCGACATGCTGGGCCTCCTGCGCCGCGCGCTGCCCGATACGCCGCTTGGCATTCTGTCCGGCCGGGAGACCCCCCACACGTCCATGATCAACCGCTTCGGCCTTGATGCGATGCTTCACACCCCGCGCACCAAGCCGGATTTCGTGGCCTACTTCGCGCAGAGCCTGCCGAACCCCGCCGTGCGGTTCCACCGCCGCAAACGCCCGGTTCTGGCATGGACCGTCCGCACCGAGGTGGAACGGCAGCGGCTTGCACCCCATGTGGACCAGATCATCTTCGAGGGGTTTTCACCCACCGACCGGATGTCCGCGGACCCATCGTCGCGCTGACGGCCGCTCGCGCGACGCTTCGCCGGGAAGGCGCTAGACTGCTCTCTGAACGTCTCGGAAAGGATTGGCCCATGGATGCGCTCACCATCGAAGCCGCCGGTGGCCTGGAAGCTGTGGCGAAAGCCGAATGGGACGCTCTTGCCAACCCCGGCTGGAGTGTCGGCCCTCTCGGCAAGCCGACACGGCTGCATGACGGTGCCGGTGCCGGTGCCTTCAACCCCTTCGTCAGCCATGATTTTCTGAAATGCCTGGAGGATGCCGGCTGCGTCGGCGGGCGCAGCGGCTGGCGGCCGCGCCACATCCTGATCCGCGATGCGGGCGGCGCGCTCATTGCCGCAGCCCCCGCCTACCTCAAGGCCCACAGCCAAGGCGAGTACGTGTTCGACTATGGCTGGGCCGACGCCTATGAGCGCGCGGGGGGGCAATATTACCCCAAGGTGCAGGTCTCGGTCCCGTTCACCCCGGCGCAGGGGCCGCGGCTTCTGGTGGGCGATACCGACGTGAAGAACCGCCGCAGCATCCTTGCCCGCGCGCTCGTTGCGCTTGCCGAGCAAACCGGCGCATCCTCCGTCCATGTCACGTTCACCGAGCCTGCGGATTACGAGGCCCTCACCGGCGCGGACTACCTTGCCCGCCACGACACGCAGTTCCACTGGGAAAACCGCGGCTACGCCACTTTCGACGATTTTCTGGCCGCTCTCGCCTCCCGCAAGCGCAAGCAGGTCAAGCGCGAGCGGCGCGATGCTCTGGCCACCGGCATCAAGATCCGCTGGCTGACCGGCGCCGACATCACCGAAGCCCATTGGGACGCCTTCTACGATTTTTATACCGAGACGGGGTCGCGCAAGTGGGGGCGGCCCTACCTCAACCGGAATTTCTTCTCGCTTCTGGGCGAGCGTGTCGGCGCTTCGGTCTGCCTGATGCTTGCCGAGCGCGATGGCAGGCCCATTGCCGGCGCGCTCAACCTCATCGGATCGGAAACCCTTTTCGGGCGTTATTGGGGCTGTGTGGAAGAACACCCCTTCCTTCATTTTGAGGTTTGCTATTATCAGGCAATAGATTTCGCCATCGAGCACGGGCTGGTCCGGGTGGAAGCGGGTGCGCAGGGTGAACACAAGCTCGCCCGCGGCTACGAAGCCTCCCAGACACGCTCGGCCCACTATTTGCTGCACCCCGGCTTGCGTGACGCGGTCGCGCACTACCTCGAAAACGAACGGCGTGCCGTGGAACACCAGAACGAAGTGTTGAACAGCTACGCCCCCTTCCGGAAAGATGGCCGTGCCCCACAAGACCCTTGAGCCGAAAGACCGGCTCATCCTCTCGATCCATATCCAGAAAACGGCCGGAACGCGGTTTGGCGAGATCCTGCGGCGCCGCCACGGCGAAGGCTTTGCGCTGTATTATGGTGCGAACGACGAGCGCACCCACCCGATGCTGCGGGTCGATCCGCAGGACGTGACGGCAGAGCGCCTCAACGCGCTGGCCGAGAGTGGCATCACCTGTCTCCACGGCCACATCCGGGCGCGCGCGCTCCTGAAGGCCGTCCCCAACCCGAAGCAATATTATGTGTTCCTGCGGGAGCCCATCGAGCAGACGTTGTCGCGCTACCATTTCGTGCGGTCCCTGCCCGAAGGCGGCAAGATGCACGCCCGGATGCGCGAGCATGATTATTCGATCGACGAGTTCGTCCAGCTTCCGGCCATCAGCAATTTCCAGTCCAATTATCTGGAGCCGCTGGACCCGCGGCAGGTGGGCTTTCTGGGCGTGACCGAGCTGTTTGAATCGATGATCGCGCTGCTGGGCCTCAGCGACACGTCGCACCGCGCCAACGTGAACACGAAAAAACCCGTCGTCGACATTGAAACCCGCGCTGCGATGGCGCCCCATCTCACCGCAGATCTGGCGCTGTATTCGCTGGCGATGGAGCTTGCGATCCGCCGCCTCGGCGTCCGCGACACCAAGCGGCGTGCGCGGTACAGGAACAACATTGCCCATCTCGCGCGACGCTTCGGCGCCCCGGTCTGACCCCGCCTCTCAGGATCACCAAGGACGAACGATGACTGATTACGATCCCGACAATATCTTCGCCAAGATCCTGCGCGGCGATATGCCCTCCGAAACTGTCTACGAGGACGACAACACACTCGTCATCATGGATATCATGCCGCGGGTGGACGGCCATGCGCTGGTGCTGCCCAAGGCCCCCTCACGCAACATCCTCGACATGGCGCCTGCCGATCTGGCCAGCTGCGTCGCCACCGTCCAGAAGGTGGCGCGGGCATCCAAGCGCGCCTTCGAGGCCGATGGGATAACCATCCAGCACTTTGTGGAAGGTGCCGGAGGTCAGATGGTGTTTCACACCCACTGGCATGTTCTGCCGCGCTTTGAGGGCACACCGCTGGCGCCGCACTCCACCGATATTGCGCCGGCCGAAAAAGTGAAGGCGAACGCAGACAAGCTGCGCGCTGCCTTCAACGAAGACTGAGCCAGGCTGCCACAATGACCAGCTCGCCGGCGGCAATGCCGATGGCGAGCCGCTTGCCCGCAGCGACGTAAACGCCAAGCGCGAGCAGCGCCGCCCCCACACGCACGCTCGCGGGCAGAAGCCCCAGCGGCCCCGTCGGCATCAGGATCAGCTTTGCGATGAGCGCTGCCACCAGCGCCGTCGCCACGGCCTTGACCCACACGAACACCTCCGACGTCTCGTCCATCCGCCCGGCGAACAGAACGCCCAGCCAGCGCCAGATGTGCGTCGGCAGCGCCGCCGCCACAAGGATTGCGACAATGGGGCTGAGGCCCCAGACGGACGGTTCGGCAATCTCGCTCATGACCGCAGCACCCGGCCGATGCCGTAGGCTGCCGTGCCGCCCACAAGGCCGGCCACCAGAAGATCGGCCTCGGGGACCAGCACCGCAAAGGGTGGCCCCAGCACCAGACCGGCCGCCAGAGCCAGAACGTCTGCGCGGGAGCGCGCAGCCCCCCACAGGGCGAGTAGAAAATAGATGGGCGTGAGGAAGACGAGCGCTGCGGCCAGAAGGTCCGGCATCGCACCGAGCGCGTTGTAGGCCATGATGACGGCCGCGCCGTTGAGCCCGGTCAGCGTCACCGCAAAGCCGGCGAAAAATGGCAGGCGTTGGGGTCGCGCGATCTCTGGTAGCCGCGCCATGGCAAACACCCACGCCGTGATCGCCACAAACCAGGACACCGCCAGAAGCTGCCAGCGCCGCGTCCGAGGCCCCCGCACCACCGGCACCCAGGACATCACCATCGGCATGAAGCGGACCGCCGACAGACCCACTGCAAGGGCCGTTGCCGCCAGCGACGCGCCGCTCCCCACCAGCCCCACAAACACAGCCTGACTTGGCAGCGCCCAGACAAGCACGGTCAGCGCCAGCGTTTCGCCAAGAGAAAAGCCGGCCTCGCGCGCCAGCGCGGCAAAGCCGATCTGCGCCGCCATCAACACAAGCGCGGGAATGGAGAATGCCGCCAGTGCGCCGCGCAAGAACCAGCCGAACGGCGAGCGGGCAGCAGCGGCGGTTGTCTCGTCCATGGCGCGGGAAAGCCCTTGTTCGGTGCCGGCGCTACCGGCCGGTGGCGGCACTGGCGCGCCGAACCGGTTCGCGGATACGCCCAAAGTCCCCCTCGGGGCAAGGATCAGAACAAGAATGCGCCGTCGAGGTCGCCGGGATTTGCGCCGGGGAGGACAATGACCGCGTTGCCTGCAAACAGCGTAACGCCGCTGCCACGGGGGTCGATCCGCACGTCGGCAAGACCGGCGATGCCGGGGAATGCCGACAGGTCGATCCGGTCGCCGGCGGCAAAATCCGCAATCACGTCGCGCCCGGTGCCGGGGGCAAAGGTGAACACATCATTGCCGGCCCCGCCGGCAAGCCGGTCGCGCCCCGGACCACCGGACAGAACGTCGTCGCCCCCGCCGCCGGACAGCCGATCATGCCCCGCATTGCCGAACAGGCGGTCCCCGCCCGCACCGCCCGCCAGCCTGTCATTGGCGCTGCCGCCGCTCAGCCAGTCAGCACCCGGACCGCCGGAGAGAACGTCCCGCCCCGGTTCGCCGCGGAGGGCATCGTCGCCGGGGCCACCGTAGAGCCGGTCATTGCCGAAACTGCCGCGCAGCGTATCGGCGCCGCCGCCCCCTGCCGCAACGTCCGCCGCAGCGCCGGTGTCGATGCGGTCGTCGCCGCCGCGGCCGCGCAGCACGTCGCGCCCGCTGAGGCCGCGCATGACATCGTCGCCGCGCGTTCCGGTCAGCCGGTCGGCATCCGCTGTCCCCACAATGCGCGCACCGTCCCGGCCAGCAGGGTCGCCCACGGGATCGAAATCGCTGAGGTCCACCAGCCGGTCGGCGAAGGCTGCAACCTCGATGCCCGTCAGAATATCTGTGCCGTCGCGCCCGCTGCCACCTTCGTGGGCCACGCGCACGCTGCCGCCTTCGCGCGTGAGGGTGTATGCGCTGGCCTCGCCCCGGAAATAGGCGGTGTCGCGGCCCCCGGCGCCGGCCAGCGTGTCATCGCCGCCAAGGCCGCGAAGGCCGTCATTGCCGGCGCCGCCTTCAATGTAGTTGTGGCCGTTGAGCCCGCTGGCAAAGGCCGAAGGGGTCTGAAAATCGTTGAAGAGGCTGAGATATTCCAGCATCGACGTGCCGTAGCCATCCGCCCTTGCCGACGTGCCCCCGCTGTCCAGAAACGCGCGCATGCCGGCGAAACCCACGAGCCATGTTGCGCCCAGAATGCCGGAGAGCGTCATGCGATGCCCATTGAGCGTCTGCCCGGCGTAGACATTGTAGCCGTATTGGCTCAGCGTATCCCAGTTCCAGGCGGTGTATTCGCGGGCGGCCGCGTCCTGCACAGCGGGGCTGCCCAGAAAATCGGCTTTGGAGTTGATCCCGCCCCGTCCCGTCCAGCGGCCGACGAAATCCTGCGCAGCGGTGCTGTCCCCGGCGTAGTAGCCGATTTCCTGCAGGGCCGGCTCGCTCAGCTGGTAGCGGCCAAGATAGCCGAGCGAACTGACGGCGGCATAATTGTCGCTGGATTCGCGCATGGCGAGCGCATCGAAATAATCGGAGTAGGTGCCGCGCGAGGCCATACGCAATCATCTCATCTTGTGAAGCGCGATGGTGTTGAACCCGTCACGCCATCAGCCACTGCACACAAACGAGGCGGCAGGGTCCCCCGCCGCCTCGTTGCATCTCAATGTGTCGCCACGCTGTCCTCTAGCGGGAGGACAATGGCACCCGCGGCATGATCGACGATCCCCCGGCACCACCGTCCGCGGTGGGCTCGGGTGCGGGGCCGTCATCGTCACCGCCGTCGCCCTCGTCACCGTCGTCTTCAACCGAGTGGCGGGGCTCCGGGTCGGCAATCGCTTCAAGCGCGAGGGACTTCTTGCCGTCCTCGTCAACCTCGACCTTCACCTTGACGGTGCCGCCGTGCTTGAGATCGCCGAACAGCACCTGATCGGCCAGCGGCCGCTTGATGTGCTCCTGGATCACGCGGCCCAGCGGACGGGCGCCCATCTTCTCGTCGTAGCCTTCTGCCGCAAGCCACGCGACAGCGTCTTCGGTCAGCTCGAACGTCACGTTGCGGTCGGCAAGCTGGGCCTCCAGCTGCATCACGAACTTCTCCACCACGCGGTGGACGACGTCCGCCGGCAGCGGGCTGAACGGGACGATCGCATCAAGCCGGTTGCGGAATTCCGGCGTGAACAGCTTGTTGATGGCTTCCAGGTCCTCGCCCTCGCGGCGAGCACGGTTGAAGCCGATGGGGGCCTTGGCAAGATCGGCAGCGCCCGCATTGGTCGTCATGATGAGGACGACGTTGCGGAAGTCCACCTGCTTGCCGTTGTGGTCCGTCAGCTTCCCGTGATCCATGACCTGGAGCAGGATGTTGAACAGATCCGGGTGCGCCTTCTCGATCTCGTCCAGCAGGAGCACGCAGTGTGGATGCTGGTCGACACCGTCGGTGAGCAGGCCACCCTGGTCGAAGCCGACATAGCCCGGAGGCGCGCCGATGAGGCGGCTCACCGTGTGCCGCTCCATGTACTCCGACATGTCGAAGCGCAGGAGCTCCACGCCCATCAGCTCGGCAAGCTGCTTGGCCGCTTCCGTCTTGCCGACGCCGGTGGGGCCGGAGAACAGGTAAGAGCCGATCGGCTTGTTGGGTTCGCGCAGGCCTGCTCGCGCAAGCTTGATGGCGGAAGACAACACGTCGATGGCCGATTCCTGGCCGTAGACCACCCGCTTGAGGTTGGCTTCGATGTTGAGGAGCACCTCCGCATCGTCCTTCGACACCGACTTTGGCGGAATGCGCGCCATCGTGGCCACCGTGGCCTCGATGTCCTTCACCGTCACCGTCTTGCGGCGTTCGTTCTGGGGCACCAGCATCTGCGAGGCCCCGGTTTCGTCGATCACGTCGATCGCCTTGTCCGGCAGCTTGCGGTCGTTGATGTAGCGGTGGCTGAGCTCCACAGCCGACTTGATGGCCTCGTTGCTGTATTTCAGCTTGTGGAACTCTTCGTAACGCGGCTTGAGGCCGATCAGGATCTCGATGGCGTCATCCACCGTCGGCTCCGCCACGTCGATCTTCTGGAAGCGCCGGACGAGGGCCCGGTCCTTCTCGAAGAACTGGCGGTATTCCTTGTAGGTGGTCGACCCGATGCACTTGATCGCACCGGACGAGAGCGCCGGCTTGAGGAGGTTGGAGGCATCCATCGCGCCGCCCGACGTTGCACCCGCACCGATCACGGTGTGGATCTCGTCGATGAACATGATGGCGCCCGGATACTCCTCGATCTCCTTGACGACCTGCTTCAGCCGCTCCTCGAAATCACCGCGGTAGCGCGTGCCGGCCAGGAGCGCGCCCATGTCGAGCGCGAAGATGGTGGACTCCAGCAGCACCTCGGGGACGTCCGCTTCGGTAATGCGCTTGGCGAGGCCTTCGGCGATGGCGGTCTTGCCGACGCCGGGGTCGCCCACGAACAGCGGGTTGTTCTTCTGCCGGCGGCAGAGGACCTGGATCGTGCGGCGCACCTCGTTGGCACGGCCGATCAGGGGATCGACCTTGCCGGCCTTGGCCTTCTCGTTGAGGTTGACGCAATACGCCTCCAGCGCGTCGGTCTTGCGCTTGGGGCCGCTGTCCTCGGGCGTCGTTTCCTCGTCGGTCTCGCGGGTGCGGCCGGGCTCCATGCCCGCCCGCTTGGCGATGCCGTGGCTGATGTAGTTCACCGCGTCGTAGCGCGTCATCTCCTGCTCCTGCAGGAAATAGGCGGCATGGCTTTCCCGTTCGGCGAAGATCGCGACGAGGACGTTTGCGCCCGTCACCTCTTCCCGCCCGGAGCTCTGGACGTGGATCACCGCACGCTGGATCACGCGCTGGAAACTGGCGGTGGGTTTTGAATCGTCATCGTTGTCGATGACCAGATTGTCGAGTTCGGCGTCGATATATTCGGCCAGGTCCCGACGCAGGCGGTCGAGATCCACATTGCAGGCCTTCATCACGGCCGCGGCATCCTGATCGTCGACGAGGGCGAGAAG
This window encodes:
- the clpA gene encoding ATP-dependent Clp protease ATP-binding subunit ClpA → MPSFSRSLEKALHQALAAANERRQEYATLEHLLLALVDDQDAAAVMKACNVDLDRLRRDLAEYIDAELDNLVIDNDDDSKPTASFQRVIQRAVIHVQSSGREEVTGANVLVAIFAERESHAAYFLQEQEMTRYDAVNYISHGIAKRAGMEPGRTRETDEETTPEDSGPKRKTDALEAYCVNLNEKAKAGKVDPLIGRANEVRRTIQVLCRRQKNNPLFVGDPGVGKTAIAEGLAKRITEADVPEVLLESTIFALDMGALLAGTRYRGDFEERLKQVVKEIEEYPGAIMFIDEIHTVIGAGATSGGAMDASNLLKPALSSGAIKCIGSTTYKEYRQFFEKDRALVRRFQKIDVAEPTVDDAIEILIGLKPRYEEFHKLKYSNEAIKSAVELSHRYINDRKLPDKAIDVIDETGASQMLVPQNERRKTVTVKDIEATVATMARIPPKSVSKDDAEVLLNIEANLKRVVYGQESAIDVLSSAIKLARAGLREPNKPIGSYLFSGPTGVGKTEAAKQLAELMGVELLRFDMSEYMERHTVSRLIGAPPGYVGFDQGGLLTDGVDQHPHCVLLLDEIEKAHPDLFNILLQVMDHGKLTDHNGKQVDFRNVVLIMTTNAGAADLAKAPIGFNRARREGEDLEAINKLFTPEFRNRLDAIVPFSPLPADVVHRVVEKFVMQLEAQLADRNVTFELTEDAVAWLAAEGYDEKMGARPLGRVIQEHIKRPLADQVLFGDLKHGGTVKVKVEVDEDGKKSLALEAIADPEPRHSVEDDGDEGDGGDDDGPAPEPTADGGAGGSSIMPRVPLSSR